One segment of Streptomyces sp. YIM 121038 DNA contains the following:
- a CDS encoding M1 family metallopeptidase, with amino-acid sequence MIYRATAPLTKGPRRTPLALLCATALATALTACTSSGVGGTPGAAGVRDPYFPKLGNGGYDVAHYGLKIGYDPESRRLTGTADITARATKTLSAFNLDLKGLDVESVTVEGKEARFQRAGSELTVRPRDDLDRGETFRATVRYSGTPQTITDVDGAKEGWLKGEDSALATGQPAGSMAWFPGNHHPIDKASYDIEVTVPKGMKAISNGELTKETTANGRTTFGWHNAEPMASYLATVVVGTYDTKTSRTAGKNGIPVFTAIDHTLPEDKRKKTEKVLAKIPDIMEWAEYNFGDYPFSSTGAVVDGRADLGYALETQTKPLFPVQDADTSTLVHELAHQWFGDSVTPKSWQDMWLNEGFATFAEFLYEEDNGGDTVEETVDALYEDEYWDTKKDHESLWEFPPAKQPDAASISDDPVYYRGAMVIQKIRETVGDETFYDIVQGWAKKYRHANADTEDFTTYVEKHAGDDEARGELKKVWSDWLYGDGKPDER; translated from the coding sequence GTGATCTACCGAGCCACCGCCCCCCTGACCAAGGGGCCCCGCCGCACCCCCCTCGCGCTGCTCTGCGCCACCGCCCTCGCGACCGCGCTCACCGCGTGCACGAGCAGTGGCGTCGGCGGCACCCCGGGAGCCGCGGGCGTCCGCGACCCGTACTTCCCGAAGCTCGGCAACGGCGGCTACGACGTGGCTCATTACGGACTGAAGATCGGCTACGACCCCGAGTCCCGCCGGCTGACCGGCACCGCCGACATCACGGCCCGCGCCACCAAGACGCTCAGCGCCTTCAACCTCGACCTCAAGGGCCTGGACGTCGAGTCCGTGACCGTCGAGGGCAAGGAGGCCCGCTTCCAGCGCGCGGGCAGCGAGCTGACCGTCCGACCCCGCGACGACCTCGACCGGGGCGAGACCTTCCGCGCCACCGTCCGCTACTCCGGCACCCCGCAGACCATTACGGACGTGGACGGCGCCAAGGAGGGCTGGCTCAAGGGGGAGGACAGCGCGCTCGCGACGGGCCAGCCCGCGGGCTCGATGGCGTGGTTCCCGGGCAACCACCACCCGATCGACAAGGCCTCGTACGACATAGAGGTCACCGTCCCCAAGGGCATGAAGGCCATCTCCAACGGCGAGTTGACGAAGGAGACCACCGCCAACGGCCGGACCACCTTCGGCTGGCACAACGCCGAGCCGATGGCCAGCTATCTGGCGACGGTCGTCGTCGGCACGTACGACACGAAGACGTCGCGGACCGCGGGGAAGAACGGCATTCCCGTCTTCACGGCGATCGACCACACGCTCCCCGAGGACAAGCGGAAGAAGACCGAGAAGGTCCTCGCGAAGATCCCCGACATCATGGAGTGGGCGGAGTACAACTTCGGCGACTACCCCTTCTCGTCCACCGGCGCCGTCGTCGACGGCCGCGCGGACCTCGGCTACGCCCTGGAGACCCAGACCAAGCCGCTGTTCCCCGTCCAGGACGCCGACACCTCGACCCTCGTGCACGAGCTGGCCCACCAGTGGTTCGGCGACTCGGTGACGCCGAAGAGCTGGCAGGACATGTGGCTCAACGAGGGCTTCGCGACGTTCGCGGAGTTCCTCTACGAGGAGGACAACGGCGGCGACACCGTCGAGGAGACCGTCGACGCGCTCTACGAGGACGAGTACTGGGACACCAAGAAGGACCACGAGTCCCTCTGGGAGTTCCCGCCCGCCAAGCAGCCGGACGCCGCGAGCATCTCCGACGACCCCGTCTACTACCGGGGCGCCATGGTCATCCAGAAGATCCGCGAGACCGTCGGCGACGAGACCTTCTACGACATCGTCCAGGGCTGGGCGAAGAAGTACCGCCACGCCAACGCGGACACCGAGGACTTCACCACGTACGTCGAGAAGCACGCGGGCGACGACGAGGCGCGCGGCGAGCTGAAGAAGGTGTGGTCGGACTGGCTGTACGGCGACGGCAAGCCGGACGAGCGCTAA